The window AACCCTTGGGGTGGCGTGAAGCCTTGCGGAGGAAGTGTTGGCTGCTGCATGCCTTGCTGTGGCAATGTTTGTTGCATCGCAACTTGTTGAATCACACCCTTCGACGCACCGTCCTGCCGACTCGAATGACTCGCCAGAACGATCGGCCGAGCCCACGCTGGTGCGGGTGCCATCGACTGAGGAAAGCCACCCATCGGAACCGATGGCGACGACACCGGTGCAGTTGGACTCAGCCCGATCACGCCTCGAACATCGCGAACCAACCCTTTGATATCACTGCCGATGTCTTGAATCGCATCGCCGGCACCACGAACGCTTCGAAAGGTGGAAACGAGTTCATCCTCCATCCCAAAAATCAACGAGAACGGGTCTTCCAACTTTTTCCCATAATCGAACAGTTCTCCATCGGTGTAGGGCTGTTCGATCAAGTCAGGATTGTCATCAAACAACCCAACCAATTCACGCCGGTCCGCTTTGCGAAACTCCAGCTTGGAGTCCCCGGTGATCAGCGACCCGATGCCAATTTGAGGAATGTATTGATGCGTCATCGAGACGCTCTCGTCCATTGAGAGGATGAGCCTCACGCCCCCTTCTTCCTGCAACCAAATGTCATCGACGCGTCCGATTTTGACGCCGTCGCGATACACCGGCGCATTGATGTTGATCCCATCGGCGGACGGGAAATAGACGTTCAATGTGTACTCGCGATTGAGAATCGCCGGGAACGCACCAAACAAGAACGTGAGGATCACCGCGATTCCAATCGCCGCGATCACGAGCACGCCCACACCAAAACGAAGTCTGCTGTCATCCATGGTTCAACCCATCCCCTGAGACATTTCGCGGATGCGATCCCCCGCTTCCCCTCGCACAAACTGACGTACACGACGATCTTCGGCGTGCTCGAGTTGGCTCGGTGGAGCGTCAAAAAGTACTTGCGATTGGTCGGGTTCAAGCCGACGTCGCGGATAAAACATCATCACTCGGTCAGCCACTTTGCGTGCGGTGTGCATGTCGTGAGTGACCACGATGCTTGTCACCGGATACATCCGGCGCGTATTCAAAATCAATTCGTTGATCACGTCGCTCATGATCGGATCCAACCCGGTGGTTGGTTCGTCATAAACAACCAATTCCGGACGCAGCACCAACGCGCGAGCCAACCCGACACGCTTTTGCATCCCACCCGACAACTCAGCCGGACGCTTGTAAATCACTTCCTCGGGCAATCCGACTTCGCCGATGTGCTGACGCACTCGATCGTTGATCTCGGCTTCATCGACACCCTCTTCGTTTTGTCGAATCGGAAATGCAACGTTGTCGAAGATGTTCATGCTGTCGAACAACGCGGCGTGTTGAAACACAAAACCAAATCTCCGACGAACAACCGCCAACTCCGCTGGGCTCAGTCCTGATAGGTCCTGACCGTCAAACTTCACTCGCCCGACGGTTGGTTGCACCAACGCCACGATCGTTTTCATGAATACGGTTTTGCCGCAACCACTTTCACCGATCACGGCGACGGTTTGCCCGCGTTCAATTTGGCAATCGATGTCCTTTAAGACCGTTTGGCCATCAAAGGTGACTTCCAGGTTTTCGACTTCGACCAATGGACGCTCCGCCACCGCGACGGCTGATTCTTCAGCTCGCGGTTCGGATGAGTCTTGCTCGAATGGATCGATCGGTGGGTTGGAATCGCTCACTAAAACAGACTCGTGCCTTCCGGGTAGAAACTGAAATACACCCAGTCCAAAACGATGTTCAAGAACAGGTCAATCGCGAGGATCATCACGAACGAATACACAAACGCTTCCGTTGCGGCTTTCCCAACGCCTTCCGCTCCGGGTTGGCAATTGAAACCGCGATAACAACTGATGATTGCGATCACGCCACCGAAGAAAATGCTCTTGAAAATTCCGTTGAACAAATCAAATGCCACCACGCCTTCACGCGAATGGTGCAGGTAGGCGGCACGGTCAATCCCGAGAATGATGACGCTGTAGAAGTACCCGCCGACGATTCCCATGAAGTCCGCCACGATGGTCAGTGCCGGGATCAACAGCAGACACGCCATGAATCGCGGCACGACCAAATAGTGAATGGGGTCGGCGCCCATCGTGGTCAACGCATCGATTTGTTCCGTCACACGCATCGTTCCCAGAACCGCCGCCATCGCGCCACCGACACGCCCGGCCAACATCGTCGCCGCTAACACCGGTCCGAGTTCACGAACCAACGAGGTGTTGATCACGACACCGAGATGCGTTTCCAATCCGATGGTGTGAAACTGGTAGTAACTCTGAACCGCCAGCACCATTCCGATGAACGATCCGGTGAGGGCCACCACTGGAAGGCTCAACACGCCAACCTGGTAGAAATTGACCAAGACCGTGTCGCGTCGTGGCATTCGCGTGAACATCCACACGAACATCTGCCATGTGAACATCGCCAAATCACCGACCGCGGTGACTCCACCAACCACAGCGGTTCCCCACTGCATGATCCATCGCCGCATCGGCGTATCGATCGGGAGCTCCGGTTTCGCAGTTTGAATGCGAAGAACGGATTCGGTCGTGGACTCTTGCTCCGACATAGCGGCGAAGACAAACCCGTGGCTGAAAGACGTGGAACATCTCGCGTCGGACCGGCTTGCCAGTCACTGCTGGTTTAACGGTCGTGCGAACATCGTCTTTATCGACCGGGTGAATGTTGCGGATCAGTCAAACTGCGCCGCGAAGTCAAACTTTGCCGGCTGCTAGAAAATCCTTCACGAATGACAAGCTAGCGACAAAGTCTGGTCGCCGACTGCCGACTTCGCTTGGCAGCGTACGAATGAAGCCAGGTGGCGAGACCAACGTCCGATCACCATCGCTTTAAGCCGCCCGGCCACCACGTTTGAGCTGTTTGCGAACGCGACGACGTTCCGCTTTGCTCATACCAGACCAATCGATGTCCTCTTCATTCATCTCGCTGTAATCAGTCTGGGAGTCGTCGTAGGAATCTTGGTTTGACGACGAATAGTCATTGGATCGCGAATCCGCGACCTCTTCAAAATCTGTCGCCGAGACCTCTTCCTGTGTTTCGGAGTCTTCTTCTGTCACATCCTTCTTCGCCTTGCGGCCCAGCGATGGAAACTTCAATCCAAATCGTCGCTTCTTAGGCGTTGCGTCTCCATCTTCGTTTTCCGAATCGTCCGCCTGAGTCGTCTCGGCTGGCTCTTCTTCCAAGTCCGAATCATCATCGACGTTCGTTTTCGGTTTGCGTTTCAACTTGGGGAACCAAGATCGCTTCGCCTTCGGTTCTGAATCATCGGCTTCGCGGTCGGCGGCTGACAATTCCTCTGGCTCGTCGTCAACGGAATCGTCCTCCAAGTCCACATCGTTTCGCTTGCGTCCCCAGAACTTCCACTTGGAAGCTCGCTTGCTGGACACCTCTCCATCGTCCTGGTCTGCATTGGGCGAAACTTCACTGGAAGCCTCATCCAACTCATCATCTTGTTTCGATACTCGATCTCGACGACTCGGTGATTCATCGTTCGTCGGCGACGCCTCAGCGCGTTGCCAGAACCGTCGTTTGCGAGCGGGCTTTTCATCCGCCCCCGTTGGCTTCTCTTGCTTTGCTTCAACCTGCTTCTCAGGCCGTTCGGGTTCCGGAGCCTTCTCGATTTTCGGTTCTGGAGCCTGTTTCGGTGGTTTGGGTTCGCGTTTAGTCCACCCGCGCATACTTTCCCATTGCTCGACCGATGCCTGTCGAACCCGGAATGCCAAAGTCGCCGGACGCTGAATCCCTCGGACATCCATGTAAAGCGTTCGCAGGTAC of the Rhodopirellula baltica SH 1 genome contains:
- a CDS encoding MlaD family protein — its product is MDDSRLRFGVGVLVIAAIGIAVILTFLFGAFPAILNREYTLNVYFPSADGININAPVYRDGVKIGRVDDIWLQEEGGVRLILSMDESVSMTHQYIPQIGIGSLITGDSKLEFRKADRRELVGLFDDNPDLIEQPYTDGELFDYGKKLEDPFSLIFGMEDELVSTFRSVRGAGDAIQDIGSDIKGLVRDVRGVIGLSPTAPVSSPSVPMGGFPQSMAPAPAWARPIVLASHSSRQDGASKGVIQQVAMQQTLPQQGMQQPTLPPQGFTPPQGFGTQLGTPLPAQPGMQTPPTITQLAGDASQAVKEFSFLVRDIRSIIGDPQIQRNVSDTVDRLPGVLDEVKVTLEDARETFETFREVGGQFEQVGIVAEDAVSQTANELQSTLRSVRSTAKSFEGTAENIEAFTEPLGERGGELIEAVLVSLANVDNALVQLDTFGRTLNSSDGTVRRLLEDDELFYQVQRTVQNIEAASARLRPILDDVRVFSDKIARDPRQLGVRGAITNRPNGMGLK
- a CDS encoding ABC transporter ATP-binding protein is translated as MSDSNPPIDPFEQDSSEPRAEESAVAVAERPLVEVENLEVTFDGQTVLKDIDCQIERGQTVAVIGESGCGKTVFMKTIVALVQPTVGRVKFDGQDLSGLSPAELAVVRRRFGFVFQHAALFDSMNIFDNVAFPIRQNEEGVDEAEINDRVRQHIGEVGLPEEVIYKRPAELSGGMQKRVGLARALVLRPELVVYDEPTTGLDPIMSDVINELILNTRRMYPVTSIVVTHDMHTARKVADRVMMFYPRRRLEPDQSQVLFDAPPSQLEHAEDRRVRQFVRGEAGDRIREMSQGMG
- a CDS encoding MlaE family ABC transporter permease, with the translated sequence MSEQESTTESVLRIQTAKPELPIDTPMRRWIMQWGTAVVGGVTAVGDLAMFTWQMFVWMFTRMPRRDTVLVNFYQVGVLSLPVVALTGSFIGMVLAVQSYYQFHTIGLETHLGVVINTSLVRELGPVLAATMLAGRVGGAMAAVLGTMRVTEQIDALTTMGADPIHYLVVPRFMACLLLIPALTIVADFMGIVGGYFYSVIILGIDRAAYLHHSREGVVAFDLFNGIFKSIFFGGVIAIISCYRGFNCQPGAEGVGKAATEAFVYSFVMILAIDLFLNIVLDWVYFSFYPEGTSLF